A stretch of Macrobrachium rosenbergii isolate ZJJX-2024 chromosome 12, ASM4041242v1, whole genome shotgun sequence DNA encodes these proteins:
- the LOC136844192 gene encoding hemocyanin subunit-like codes for MKTALLLLAVAGAALFSVASADVSNAQKQHDVNFLLWKVNEHLRDETHKGYAKTFDPEADTSHYSDNGEAVHRLMKELKDHRLLEQKHWFSLFNDRHREEALMLFDVFMHCKDWVTGIKLAAYFRERMNEGEFVYALYATIIHAPLAEHVVLPPLYEVTPHLFTNTEVIQEAYAAKMRQTPSKIKSSFTGTARNKEQRVAYFGEDIGMNTHHVFWHLEFPFWWRDSYSHKLDRKGENFFWVHHQLTCRFDAERISNYLDPVEELQWDKPIHDGFAPHTSYKYGGAFPSRPDDVDFEDVDGVARVRDMIITDSRIRDAIAHGYIIKEDGSHIDIMNDRGIDVLGDVIESSLYSPNSQYYGALHNTAHIMLGRQADPHGKYNLPPGVMEHFETATRDPGFFRLHKYMDNIFREHKDSLPSYTFDELDFKGVSVTNVAIDGTLETYFEDFEYSLINAVDDTESIEDVDIDTYVPRLDHKEFSYNIEINNEKDPDTLATIRIFAWPHEDNNGVDFSFDDGRWNAIELDRFWVKLSAGKNNIVCKSTDSAVTVHDVPSFKTLMEKTEAALSGGGDLDLHDFESATGLPNRFLLPKGNHNGMKFDLFVCVTDGAADAAIADLHSKDEFLHYGANGVYPDKRPHGYPFDRHVEDERLFDQVTNFHHIQVKVFNHGEHIHHH; via the exons ATGAAGACCGCTCTCCTCCTCTTGGCAGTGGCAGGCGCTGCCCTGTTCTCAGTCGCTTCTGCAG ACGTTTCTAATGCTCAGAAGCAGCACGATGTGAACTTTCTCCTATGGAAAGTGAATGAGCACCTACGCGATGAAACCCATAAAGGCTATGCTAAAACCTTTGATCCAGAGGCCGACACATCCCATTACTCCGATAATGGAGAAGCTGTTCACCGCCTCATGAAAGAACTCAAGGATCACCGTCTGCTGGAACAAAAGCATTGGTTCTCCCTCTTCAACGACAGACACCGCGAAGAAGCTCTGATGCTTTTCGACGTCTTCATGCATTGCAAGGACTGGGTAACGGGCATTAAATTAGCTGCCTATTTCCGTGAGCGCATGAACGAGGGAGAATTCGTGTATGCACTTTATGCTACTATTATCCACGCTCCACTGGCAGAACATGTTGTCCTTCCTCCACTCTATGAAGTCACACCTCACTTATTCACCAACACCGAAGTCATCCAAGAAGCCTATGCAGCTAAGATGAGACAGACACCTTCCAAAATCAAATCCTCATTCACAGGCACAGCTAGGAACAAGGAACAACGTGTAGCCTACTTTGGAGAAGACATTGGCATGAATACCCACCACGTATTCTGGCATTTGGAATTCCCATTCTGGTGGAGGGATTCTTATTCTCACAAACTCGACCGCAAAGGAGAAAACTTCTTCTGGGTACATCATCAACTCACTTGTCGCTTTGATGCCGAAAGAATTTCCAACTACTTGGACCCAGTCGAGGAACTGCAGTGGGATAAACCTATCCACGATGGATTTGCTCCTCACACATCCTACAAGTATGGAGGAGCTTTCCCTTCTCGCCCTGATGATGTCGACTTCGAGGACGTTGATGGCGTTGCAAGAGTTAGAGACATGATCATCACTGACAGCCGTATCCGAGACGCCATTGCTCATGGATATATCATCAAGGAAGATGGTTCTCACATTGATATCATGAATGACCGTGGCATTGATGTTCTTGGTGATGTTATTGAGTCTTCCCTGTATAGTCCCAATTCTCAGTACTATGGAGCACTTCACAACACTGCACATATAATGCTTGGACGTCAGGCTGATCCCCATGGAAAGTATAACTTGCCACCAGGTGTTATGGAGCACTTTGAAACTGCTACTCGAGATCCCGGTTTCTTCCGGCTTCACAAATATATGGATAATATCTTTAGGGAACACAAGGATAGCCTTCCCAGCTACACCTTTGATGAATTAGATTTCAAAGGAGTTTCTGTTACAAACGTTGCCATTGATGGAACTCTAGAAACTTACTTTGAAGATTTTGAATATAGTTTGATTAATGCTGTAGATGACACTGAAAGCATAGAGGATGTTGACATAGATACATATGTACCTCGTCTCGACCATAAGGAATTCTCTTACAACATTgaaatcaacaatgaaaaagaCCCTGACACTTTGGCAACAATCAGAATATTCGCTTGGCCTCATGAAGACAACAATGGAGTAGACTTCTCGTTTGATGATGGCAGATGGAACGCCATTGAGCTTGACAGGTTCTGGGTAAAAC TGTCCGCTGGAAAGAACAATATCGTGTGCAAATCCACCGACTCAGCTGTCACTGTGCATGATGTCCCCAGCTTCAAAACACTCATGGAGAAGACTGAAGCTGCTCTGTCAGGTGGAGGTGATCTGGATCTTCATGACTTTGAAAGCGCCACTGGCCTGCCAAATCGTTTCCTCCTGCCAAAGGGTAACCACAATGGCATGAAGTTTGATCTCTTCGTCTGTGTGACAGATGGTGCAGCTGATGCTGCAATAGCAGATCTCCATTCCAAGGATGAGTTCttgcactatggtgccaatggaGTCTACCCCGACAAGAGGCCTCATGGTTACCCATTCGATCGGCATGTTGAAGATGAACGCCTTTTTGACCAAGTCACCAACTTCCATCATATCCAAGTTAAGGTTTTTAACCATGGTGAACATATTCACCATCACTAA